The Euphorbia lathyris chromosome 3, ddEupLath1.1, whole genome shotgun sequence genome contains a region encoding:
- the LOC136224891 gene encoding transcription factor bHLH153-like: MMENKRSPCSIEQSSLTNLATKRHKANLSISTKERKEKLGEKIVALQQLVSPYGKTDTASVLLEAMEYIQFLHEQVKVLSAPYLQGSPAAQMQDYEQCSLRKRGLCLVPINCTVGVARSNGADLWAPIKTSSSPKFEKSIFD, translated from the exons TCTCACTAATCTCGCAACGAAACGACATAAAGCTAACCTTTCTATATCCACAAAG GAGAGGAAAGAGAAGCTCGGCGAAAAAATTGTAGCTCTCCAGCAGCTTGTTTCACCATATGGGAAG ACGGATACTGCGTCAGTCCTCCTAGAGGCGATGGAATACATTCAATTTCTTCACGAACAAGTTAAG GTGTTGAGTGCTCCGTACCTCCAGGGTTCACCTGCAGCTCAGATGCAG GATTATGAGCAATGCAGTCTGAGAAAAAGAGGGTTATGTCTTGTTCCGATAAATTGCACGGTCGGAGTTGCTCGAAGCAACGGGGCAGATCTCTGGGCTCCTATCAAGACCTCCTCTTCTCCCAAATTTGAAAAGTCCATATTTGACTAA